In a single window of the Niabella ginsenosidivorans genome:
- a CDS encoding DoxX family protein, with the protein MKPFLILIIAFILSLLVIRLVSGVYDYSLAGRIAMAVMLLFTGIAHFAKPKEMALMLPKAIPGRILLILLTGILEIAAAAGLLFTQTCILTGWMLICFFLVILPANIYAAVSREGGARTTFTGQGVKYLWFRIPLQLFFIIWTYVFAVMGPA; encoded by the coding sequence ATGAAGCCCTTTTTGATCCTTATCATTGCCTTTATACTCAGCCTGCTCGTCATCAGGCTTGTGAGTGGCGTATACGACTATTCCCTGGCAGGGCGCATTGCAATGGCAGTAATGCTGCTCTTTACCGGCATTGCGCATTTTGCAAAGCCAAAGGAAATGGCCCTGATGCTGCCCAAAGCCATTCCGGGCAGGATATTGCTCATTCTGCTTACCGGGATCCTCGAAATAGCCGCAGCTGCAGGACTTTTATTTACACAAACATGCATCCTTACAGGTTGGATGCTTATTTGCTTTTTCCTGGTTATTCTGCCCGCAAATATTTATGCTGCAGTTTCCAGAGAAGGCGGAGCAAGAACAACATTTACAGGGCAGGGAGTAAAGTACCTGTGGTTCCGGATTCCACTGCAGCTTTTTTTCATTATCTGGACTTATGTCTTTGCAGTGATGGGACCAGCCTGA
- a CDS encoding DMT family transporter: MKNYIFLFLAILFETIATSALKTSEQFSKPLPSVATIAGYILAFYFLGLTLKTIPVSIAYAIWSAVGIVLITLVGIVFFRQIPDLPAIIGLSLIIAGVIVIHVFSKTSIH; the protein is encoded by the coding sequence ATGAAAAATTACATCTTCCTGTTCCTTGCCATTCTATTTGAAACCATCGCCACCTCGGCACTAAAAACATCCGAACAATTCTCAAAGCCCCTGCCCTCTGTAGCAACCATTGCAGGATACATACTGGCATTTTACTTCCTGGGCCTTACCCTTAAAACAATACCAGTTAGCATTGCCTATGCCATATGGTCGGCCGTGGGCATTGTACTGATCACATTAGTGGGCATTGTTTTTTTCAGGCAGATACCGGATCTTCCTGCTATTATTGGCCTGTCGCTGATCATAGCCGGAGTAATAGTGATCCATGTGTTCTCAAAAACCAGTATTCATTAA
- the mnmA gene encoding tRNA 2-thiouridine(34) synthase MnmA has protein sequence MSKKGKVLVAMSGGIDSTVAALMLNDEGYEVIGITMKTWDYTGSGGSKKETGCCNVDSFNDARMAAVQHGFPHFILDIREEFGDFVVNDFVEEYLAGRTPNPCVLCNTHIKWRALLKRADALGCDFIATGHYAKVRRHNNGRYVISKAVDPAKDQSYVLWGVEQDLLKRTILPLGGFHKTEIRQMAMDYGYPELAKKSESYEICFVPDNDYRSFLKRRVDGLEDRVNGGNFIDKNGKVLGQHKGYPFYTIGQRKGLDIALGRPAFVTEINPDTNTVMLGDEVDLEKNEMQVTKINYIKYDSITPGMEAITKIRYKDSGTLSNLYPEGNDIKVAFYQNAKGIAPGQSAVFYEGDDVIGGGIIRSGNRSPFAR, from the coding sequence ATGAGCAAAAAAGGAAAAGTTTTAGTAGCAATGAGCGGCGGCATCGACAGCACAGTGGCAGCACTGATGCTGAATGATGAGGGCTATGAAGTGATCGGCATTACTATGAAAACATGGGATTACACGGGCAGCGGTGGCAGCAAAAAAGAAACCGGCTGCTGCAATGTGGATAGTTTTAATGATGCCCGTATGGCGGCTGTGCAGCACGGGTTCCCGCATTTTATCCTGGACATCCGCGAAGAATTTGGCGACTTTGTGGTGAATGATTTTGTAGAGGAATACCTGGCAGGGCGCACACCCAACCCCTGCGTGCTTTGCAATACACATATTAAATGGCGTGCGCTGTTAAAAAGAGCCGATGCCCTGGGCTGCGATTTTATTGCAACCGGGCATTATGCAAAAGTTCGCCGGCATAACAACGGCCGCTATGTGATCAGCAAGGCGGTTGACCCTGCCAAAGATCAGAGCTATGTGCTTTGGGGCGTTGAACAGGACCTGCTCAAAAGAACCATCCTGCCCCTGGGTGGCTTTCATAAAACGGAAATCCGCCAGATGGCAATGGATTACGGGTATCCGGAACTGGCAAAAAAAAGCGAAAGTTATGAAATTTGCTTTGTGCCGGACAATGATTACCGCTCCTTCCTGAAAAGAAGGGTAGACGGACTGGAAGACCGTGTAAACGGCGGCAATTTTATAGATAAGAACGGGAAAGTGCTGGGGCAGCATAAAGGATATCCCTTTTATACCATCGGGCAGCGGAAGGGGCTTGATATAGCCCTTGGCAGGCCGGCTTTTGTTACAGAGATCAATCCGGACACCAATACCGTTATGCTGGGGGATGAAGTGGATCTTGAGAAAAATGAAATGCAGGTTACAAAGATCAACTATATAAAATACGACAGCATTACGCCAGGCATGGAAGCCATTACAAAGATCCGCTACAAGGACAGCGGCACCCTTTCCAATTTGTACCCCGAAGGGAACGATATAAAAGTGGCTTTTTACCAGAATGCCAAAGGCATTGCGCCTGGCCAGAGCGCTGTGTTTTATGAAGGCGATGACGTTATTGGTGGGGGCATCATCCGCTCCGGCAACAGATCGCCTTTTGCCCGGTAA
- a CDS encoding single-stranded DNA-binding protein, with the protein MLKMQIIGNLGRDCVVNNVNGKSVINFTVAHTEKYRDSQGNNQEKTTWVDCAWWTDRTTISQYLTKGKQVYAEGTPEVRSFTRTDGTSGAALSLRVREVQLLGGRADGSAPVANGGYSSASGNASNPPVGGDDTVDDLPF; encoded by the coding sequence ATGTTAAAAATGCAGATCATCGGCAATCTGGGAAGGGATTGCGTTGTAAATAATGTGAATGGAAAAAGCGTGATCAATTTTACGGTGGCGCATACTGAAAAATACCGGGACAGCCAGGGCAATAACCAGGAAAAGACCACCTGGGTGGATTGTGCCTGGTGGACAGACCGCACCACCATTTCTCAATATTTGACCAAGGGAAAACAGGTATATGCGGAGGGAACTCCCGAGGTAAGAAGCTTTACCCGTACTGATGGTACCAGCGGTGCCGCGTTATCGCTCAGGGTTCGGGAGGTACAGCTGCTGGGCGGCCGTGCAGACGGCAGCGCTCCTGTAGCTAACGGGGGATATAGTTCTGCTTCCGGGAACGCTTCCAACCCGCCTGTTGGTGGCGACGATACGGTTGATGACCTCCCGTTCTGA
- a CDS encoding GlsB/YeaQ/YmgE family stress response membrane protein: MDILWTLLIGAVAGWLGSVIFQGSGLGLIGNIIIGILGSFVGGWLLGKLHISFGSGTIGTILQGALGAVVILFVLNLIFRRRV, from the coding sequence ATGGATATACTTTGGACGTTGCTTATCGGGGCCGTTGCCGGCTGGCTGGGATCCGTTATTTTCCAGGGCAGCGGCCTGGGGCTGATCGGAAATATCATCATTGGTATTTTAGGATCTTTTGTAGGCGGCTGGTTGCTGGGCAAACTGCATATCAGTTTTGGCTCCGGCACTATCGGCACCATTTTACAAGGTGCATTAGGTGCTGTTGTGATCCTATTTGTGTTAAACCTTATCTTCCGCCGACGCGTCTGA
- a CDS encoding Ldh family oxidoreductase, protein MNYSLEHLRDFTIQVFKKIGCSDKDAATAAAVLLSADLRGVDSHGVARLAGYVRLWEVQRVNATPGIKVIHETPSTAVVDGDRGLGLVVAPFAMQIAIEKAKKVGTGWVSVQNSNHYGIAAAHAMQALAHDMIGISMTNASPLVAPTFSTAKMLGTNPICVAAPAGRQPAFVADLATTTAANGKLEILQRKNQKAPPGWVQDAEGNPTTDADILKQGGALLPLGGDREHGSHKGYALGAVVDIFSAVLSGANYAPWVPPFPVYVPMPQKQPGKGIGHFFGAMRVDAFRTVDAYKRDMDDWIEGFRNAATIKGQDKVLIPGDPERETEIVRRQEGIPLLPAVVADLKALGDKLGVAF, encoded by the coding sequence ATGAACTATTCCCTTGAACATTTACGTGATTTTACGATACAGGTTTTTAAGAAAATAGGCTGTTCTGATAAAGACGCAGCAACGGCAGCAGCAGTATTGCTTTCGGCTGATTTGCGTGGGGTGGATTCGCATGGAGTGGCACGCCTGGCCGGCTATGTGCGGCTTTGGGAAGTACAGCGCGTAAATGCAACGCCTGGTATAAAGGTGATCCATGAAACCCCGTCTACAGCTGTTGTTGACGGAGACAGGGGGCTGGGCCTGGTAGTGGCTCCCTTTGCCATGCAGATTGCTATTGAAAAGGCAAAGAAGGTTGGCACCGGCTGGGTAAGCGTACAGAACAGTAATCATTATGGTATTGCAGCAGCACATGCTATGCAGGCACTGGCGCATGATATGATTGGTATTTCTATGACCAATGCAAGCCCGTTGGTTGCCCCAACTTTTTCAACGGCAAAAATGCTGGGCACCAATCCTATTTGCGTGGCAGCTCCGGCCGGCCGGCAGCCCGCGTTTGTGGCAGACCTGGCAACCACTACAGCGGCAAACGGGAAGCTGGAGATTTTACAACGTAAAAATCAGAAGGCACCGCCTGGCTGGGTACAGGATGCGGAAGGAAACCCGACTACCGATGCGGATATTTTAAAGCAAGGCGGCGCTTTGCTGCCCCTTGGTGGCGACAGGGAGCATGGCAGTCATAAAGGATATGCATTGGGCGCAGTGGTAGATATTTTTTCGGCAGTATTAAGCGGAGCTAACTATGCACCCTGGGTACCCCCGTTCCCGGTATATGTACCGATGCCGCAAAAGCAGCCTGGTAAGGGGATCGGGCATTTTTTTGGTGCCATGCGCGTGGATGCCTTCAGAACGGTGGATGCTTATAAACGGGATATGGATGACTGGATCGAAGGGTTCCGGAATGCAGCTACCATAAAGGGGCAGGATAAAGTACTGATACCGGGCGACCCGGAGCGTGAAACAGAAATAGTAAGAAGACAGGAAGGAATACCGCTGTTGCCTGCAGTTGTAGCCGACCTGAAAGCCCTCGGAGACAAACTGGGTGTGGCTTTTTAA
- a CDS encoding aspartate kinase, translating into MKVMKFGGTSVGKPERMKHIAALLQKETEPAIVVLSALSGTTNALVEIGNAIAGGDRHTAQQLINNLTEHYNQFIQELFSKAESLAKAQSIVDEHFEFLNIILKISFSEALSKDILAQGELLSTKIFSAYLEEIGASYALLPALEFMSIDENEEPQIGSIRIKLTQLLNLNKDKRILVTQGYICRNARGEVDNLKRGGSDYSASLIAAAINASVCEIWTDIDGMHNNDPRVVGTTRPVEQLSFEEAAELAYFGAKILHPASIWPAQQYKIPVRLLNTMEPQAKGTLITLEPSGHGVKAVAAKDNIIAIRIKSSRMLLAYGFLRKIFEVFEKYKTSIDMITTSEVAVSLTIDSAEHLEQIIKELEVFGTVTIDREQTIVSVVGYNINETEEIIKKLFGSVKDVPIRMVSYGGSPHNISLLVSADEKVHLLKQLNKGMFGLD; encoded by the coding sequence ATGAAGGTAATGAAATTTGGAGGTACCAGTGTTGGTAAACCGGAACGGATGAAACATATTGCAGCGCTTTTGCAGAAAGAAACAGAGCCTGCTATTGTAGTGCTTTCCGCGCTTTCCGGAACCACTAATGCACTGGTTGAAATTGGCAATGCGATTGCAGGGGGCGACAGGCATACTGCGCAGCAACTGATCAATAATTTAACAGAGCACTATAATCAGTTTATACAGGAGCTGTTCTCAAAAGCGGAATCATTGGCAAAGGCCCAGTCAATTGTTGACGAGCATTTTGAATTTTTGAACATCATTCTTAAAATATCTTTTAGTGAAGCGCTGAGCAAGGACATCCTGGCCCAGGGCGAGCTGCTTTCCACCAAAATATTTTCAGCATACCTGGAAGAGATCGGCGCTTCCTATGCGCTGTTGCCCGCGCTGGAGTTTATGAGCATTGATGAGAACGAGGAGCCCCAGATTGGCAGTATTCGTATTAAGCTGACACAACTGCTGAACCTGAATAAGGATAAAAGAATACTGGTAACACAGGGCTATATCTGCCGGAATGCAAGAGGAGAGGTAGACAACCTTAAAAGGGGCGGCAGCGATTATTCCGCGTCCCTGATCGCAGCGGCCATTAATGCATCGGTTTGTGAAATATGGACGGATATTGACGGCATGCATAATAATGACCCCCGTGTGGTGGGCACAACCCGGCCTGTTGAACAGCTGAGCTTTGAGGAGGCGGCGGAACTGGCCTATTTTGGCGCCAAGATCCTGCATCCCGCTTCCATATGGCCGGCACAGCAATATAAGATACCGGTGAGGCTGCTGAACACCATGGAGCCGCAGGCAAAGGGCACATTGATTACCCTGGAGCCCAGCGGGCATGGCGTAAAAGCAGTGGCCGCAAAAGATAATATTATTGCCATCCGTATAAAAAGCAGCCGTATGCTGCTGGCTTATGGTTTTCTGAGAAAGATATTTGAGGTGTTTGAAAAATACAAGACCTCAATTGATATGATCACCACTTCCGAGGTAGCCGTTTCACTGACTATTGACAGCGCAGAGCACCTGGAACAGATCATTAAGGAACTGGAAGTATTTGGAACGGTGACGATAGACAGGGAGCAAACCATTGTTTCTGTTGTAGGCTATAATATTAATGAAACCGAGGAGATCATAAAAAAGCTGTTCGGGTCCGTAAAAGATGTGCCTATCCGCATGGTGTCTTACGGGGGAAGCCCGCATAATATTTCTTTACTGGTATCTGCTGATGAAAAAGTACATTTGCTGAAGCAGCTGAATAAAGGGATGTTTGGGCTGGATTAA
- a CDS encoding alpha/beta hydrolase — protein MKKVYCIPGFGVDEKIYGNLKIENAALHFINWLDPEEGESFRHYCQRMSEPIDSEDPVIIGISFGGMVAQEIAAFRKVKLIILISSIKTRAEMPLSMRIAGTLRLNRLFPVKMIQQSNQVYKIANRRLGAYTKEEQEFANVYRKNAKISYVNWSFDQILNWRSGGTPEKMIHIHGSKDRIFPIRTIQADFIIEGGTHMMIWNRSQEISRIINDQLADE, from the coding sequence TTGAAAAAAGTCTATTGCATACCGGGTTTTGGGGTTGATGAAAAGATTTACGGTAACCTGAAAATTGAAAATGCAGCCTTGCATTTCATCAACTGGCTGGACCCGGAAGAAGGAGAGTCTTTCCGCCATTACTGCCAGCGGATGTCAGAACCGATCGATTCCGAAGACCCGGTTATTATAGGCATTTCCTTTGGAGGGATGGTAGCCCAGGAAATTGCAGCTTTCAGGAAAGTAAAACTGATCATCCTGATCTCCAGCATCAAAACAAGAGCCGAAATGCCGTTGAGCATGCGGATAGCAGGTACATTGCGGCTGAACAGGCTGTTCCCCGTTAAAATGATCCAGCAAAGCAACCAGGTCTATAAGATCGCTAACCGCAGATTAGGCGCCTATACAAAAGAAGAGCAGGAATTTGCAAATGTTTACCGTAAAAATGCAAAGATCAGTTACGTGAACTGGTCTTTTGATCAGATCCTGAACTGGCGAAGCGGGGGAACGCCGGAAAAGATGATCCATATCCATGGCAGCAAAGACCGGATCTTTCCTATAAGAACCATTCAGGCCGATTTTATTATTGAAGGCGGAACGCACATGATGATATGGAACCGGTCGCAGGAAATAAGTCGGATCATTAACGACCAGCTTGCTGATGAATAG
- a CDS encoding DUF6807 domain-containing protein has protein sequence MKYSFSLLAITLFLTANSQALTGFQLVDEPARKQVAVLYNGRLLTAYCYTDSIAKPFLYPVNTLSGITVTRGFPVKPIPGESTDHPHHVGIWLNYESVNGIDFWNNSSAIPASKKEHYGTIMHRQITDKAQTATTATLKTTATWVTHSGEQLLNETTTYFFEVKDRLFYITRSTTLTALQKPVVFKDVKDGFFAIRVAKELEMPSAESKTFTDVHGTATTVAASGNPKATGMYYASNGLKGDAVWSSQGTWAMLQGRKDGAPITIALLDHPSNTGYPTYWHARGYGLFALNPLGRFVFSNGKDSLNLTLQPGESKKFTYRVIIAAEHLGESAIKKQEEAFAKTGY, from the coding sequence ATGAAATACAGCTTCTCCCTCCTGGCGATAACCTTGTTTTTGACCGCAAACAGTCAGGCCCTTACAGGGTTTCAACTGGTGGATGAGCCTGCCCGGAAGCAGGTGGCAGTGCTTTATAATGGCCGGCTGCTGACCGCCTATTGTTATACGGACAGCATTGCAAAACCATTTCTTTATCCTGTAAATACACTGAGCGGAATTACAGTTACACGCGGTTTCCCCGTAAAACCCATACCCGGCGAAAGTACTGACCATCCGCACCATGTAGGCATCTGGCTGAATTATGAATCAGTGAACGGGATCGATTTCTGGAATAATTCCTCTGCCATTCCTGCTTCAAAAAAGGAGCATTACGGCACCATCATGCACCGGCAGATCACTGATAAAGCACAGACAGCCACTACTGCTACCTTAAAAACAACAGCTACCTGGGTTACGCATTCAGGAGAACAACTGCTGAATGAAACCACTACTTATTTTTTTGAGGTTAAAGACCGGTTGTTCTATATAACACGGTCTACCACGCTTACAGCCCTTCAAAAACCAGTGGTCTTTAAAGATGTAAAAGATGGCTTCTTTGCAATAAGAGTAGCCAAAGAACTGGAAATGCCTTCCGCGGAATCAAAAACATTTACAGATGTGCATGGTACGGCAACAACAGTCGCCGCATCGGGCAACCCAAAAGCTACCGGCATGTATTATGCATCAAACGGGCTGAAAGGAGATGCGGTATGGAGCAGCCAGGGGACCTGGGCCATGCTGCAGGGCCGGAAAGACGGCGCTCCCATTACCATTGCCCTGCTGGACCATCCTTCCAATACGGGGTACCCTACTTACTGGCATGCACGGGGATATGGCTTGTTTGCCCTGAACCCCTTGGGAAGGTTTGTGTTCAGTAACGGGAAAGATTCCCTGAACCTTACCCTGCAACCGGGAGAAAGCAAAAAATTCACCTACAGGGTCATCATCGCTGCAGAGCACCTCGGGGAATCAGCAATCAAAAAACAGGAGGAGGCCTTTGCCAAAACAGGTTATTAG
- the secDF gene encoding protein translocase subunit SecDF — protein MQLKGLVRFFTILLIIYSLYQLSFTWFVRNHEKKLETIARNYVNANYQTAVQKYPSNKDSQEVYQETLTHIYNERLSRLKDSTKDETITYGITGAISYQKAKEEELNLGLDLQGGMNVTLEVEMTGLLKTLANNSNDPVFLKALDNADKRRGNSDANFISLFVEEFKKLSPNTPLASIFATANHESIKVTDSDSKVIKFLQDQSRAAFDNTAKLITTRIDKFGVAQPGINPDPNKQIISVELPGVQDKERVRKNLQASANLQFWEVYNISELWANLQKTDELFFARNSGKTAKDSTAKTDSAAAGAAGDSTKAPAQDSSKKLEEQLKQLAGSDKNAPKTTDAASSQEAEARKHLWGWLIPAMDQQGRLADVGMIGQVNIKDTAAVREILNTPAIKAQFPAEVAWMYGLPQRVGAGNKKSNMVALYAIKTYGKDKAKLEGEHVTNAGYDFDQTGKTNVSLEMDAVGSRIWADMTRANKGRYIAIVVDNQVYSAPIVNDVIEGGRSSISGSFTQDEAKDLANILKIGKLPAPAKIVSDETVGPTLGQAAIKGGLMSFTISFIVIFILMLVYYNTSGWIANIALILNLLFTVGVLAGLGATLTAPGIAGLVLTIGMAVDSNVIIYERIKEELTKGKGYITAINEGYNRSLSPVLDGHVTTLITAIILYYFGLGPVKGFATTQILGLLLSLFCGILVSRWVTDWFTDKNRHLKYFTSLSRSIFKHSAFKFIEFRKIAYAISVVILLLSLGTIFHGFDYGVEFDGGRSYRIDFNKKVDVEKVRDDLKKTFDNENPSIKTVGDASTLDITTSYLIKDPNSQRADSIVLHKLYDGLKTYLPAGITFAQFDNQYKLSSKIVLPTISDDLKRGAVKATILAILAIFLYIFLRFRDWRYSLGTIFSLLHDALVVLIVFSYFRDIVPFPLEIDQHFIAAILTVIGFSMNDTVVVFDRIREDGRLYPNLDQKQLVNKAINDTLSRTIMTSLTVFLTVLILFIFGGEAVRGFAFAMLIGVITGVYSSIFVAAPVLVDLKGGLKRGAKKTGPAIKVQPGHN, from the coding sequence ATGCAACTCAAAGGACTGGTTCGATTTTTTACAATCTTACTCATTATCTACTCACTCTACCAGCTGTCATTTACATGGTTTGTCCGCAACCATGAAAAGAAATTAGAGACGATTGCCCGGAATTATGTGAATGCCAATTACCAGACTGCTGTCCAAAAGTACCCATCCAATAAGGACTCCCAGGAAGTGTACCAGGAAACATTAACGCATATTTATAATGAGCGCCTGAGCCGTTTGAAGGATAGCACCAAAGATGAAACCATTACCTATGGCATCACCGGCGCTATCAGCTATCAGAAGGCCAAAGAAGAAGAGCTGAACCTTGGCCTGGATCTCCAGGGTGGTATGAACGTGACCCTTGAAGTGGAAATGACCGGGTTGCTGAAAACACTGGCGAATAACTCAAACGACCCTGTTTTTCTGAAAGCACTGGATAATGCCGACAAACGCAGGGGTAACAGTGATGCGAATTTCATCAGCCTGTTTGTTGAAGAATTTAAGAAATTAAGCCCGAACACCCCGCTGGCCTCGATCTTTGCTACAGCAAACCATGAAAGCATTAAAGTGACCGACAGCGATTCAAAAGTGATCAAATTTTTGCAGGATCAGTCAAGAGCGGCCTTTGACAATACCGCCAAACTGATCACTACCCGTATTGATAAATTCGGCGTAGCGCAGCCGGGCATTAACCCTGACCCGAATAAGCAGATCATTTCCGTGGAATTGCCGGGCGTACAGGATAAGGAAAGAGTTCGTAAAAACCTGCAGGCCTCAGCCAACCTTCAGTTCTGGGAAGTGTACAATATTTCTGAACTATGGGCCAACCTGCAAAAAACGGATGAACTGTTCTTTGCCCGGAACAGCGGAAAAACGGCAAAAGACAGTACAGCAAAAACTGATTCGGCCGCAGCCGGGGCAGCCGGCGATTCAACAAAAGCCCCTGCCCAGGATAGTTCCAAAAAGCTGGAAGAGCAACTGAAGCAACTGGCCGGCAGCGATAAGAATGCACCCAAAACCACTGATGCAGCTTCCAGTCAGGAGGCAGAAGCCAGGAAGCACCTTTGGGGCTGGCTGATACCCGCTATGGATCAGCAGGGCCGCCTGGCGGATGTGGGTATGATTGGCCAGGTGAACATCAAAGACACTGCTGCTGTCCGGGAGATCTTAAACACGCCAGCTATAAAAGCACAGTTCCCGGCGGAAGTTGCCTGGATGTATGGTCTTCCTCAAAGAGTGGGTGCCGGCAACAAGAAAAGCAATATGGTGGCACTATATGCCATTAAGACCTACGGGAAAGATAAAGCAAAACTGGAGGGCGAGCATGTAACCAATGCCGGCTATGATTTTGACCAGACGGGCAAAACCAATGTTTCCCTGGAAATGGACGCTGTGGGAAGCCGCATCTGGGCCGACATGACAAGAGCCAATAAGGGCCGTTATATAGCGATAGTGGTAGATAACCAGGTTTATTCTGCCCCTATCGTAAATGATGTGATCGAAGGAGGCCGTTCCAGCATTTCCGGGAGCTTTACCCAGGATGAAGCAAAAGACCTTGCCAATATCCTGAAAATAGGGAAACTGCCCGCACCGGCAAAAATCGTTTCTGATGAAACGGTTGGGCCCACACTTGGACAGGCAGCCATTAAAGGGGGCTTAATGTCGTTCACCATTTCATTTATTGTCATCTTTATACTGATGCTGGTGTATTATAATACCAGTGGATGGATTGCTAATATTGCCCTGATCCTGAACCTGCTGTTTACGGTGGGCGTGCTGGCGGGCCTTGGAGCAACATTGACTGCCCCGGGTATTGCGGGTCTTGTACTGACTATTGGTATGGCGGTGGACAGTAACGTAATCATTTATGAGCGGATCAAAGAAGAGCTCACCAAGGGCAAGGGATATATTACAGCCATCAATGAAGGTTATAACCGGTCCCTTTCTCCCGTTCTGGATGGCCACGTTACTACCCTGATCACAGCAATCATTCTTTATTATTTTGGGTTGGGGCCTGTAAAAGGTTTTGCAACCACCCAGATACTGGGTCTGTTGCTCTCCCTGTTCTGTGGTATCCTGGTAAGCCGCTGGGTTACGGACTGGTTCACCGATAAGAACCGTCACCTCAAGTATTTTACCAGCCTGAGCCGCAGCATTTTCAAACACAGCGCTTTCAAATTTATTGAGTTCCGGAAAATTGCCTACGCTATTTCAGTAGTGATCCTGCTGCTTTCACTAGGTACCATTTTCCATGGGTTTGATTATGGTGTGGAATTTGACGGAGGCCGCTCCTATCGTATTGATTTCAATAAAAAAGTAGATGTTGAGAAAGTACGTGATGACCTGAAGAAAACCTTTGATAATGAAAACCCCAGCATCAAAACAGTAGGTGATGCAAGCACGCTGGATATTACGACCTCTTACCTGATCAAGGATCCCAACAGTCAGCGGGCAGATTCGATCGTGCTGCATAAGCTGTATGACGGGTTAAAAACCTATCTGCCAGCCGGTATTACCTTTGCCCAGTTCGACAATCAATATAAACTCAGCTCCAAAATCGTATTACCTACCATTTCGGACGATCTGAAACGGGGCGCGGTAAAGGCCACGATCCTGGCCATACTGGCCATCTTCCTTTATATCTTCCTCCGCTTCCGCGACTGGAGGTACTCCCTGGGCACCATTTTCTCCCTGTTGCACGACGCGTTGGTGGTACTGATTGTCTTCTCCTATTTCCGGGATATTGTGCCTTTCCCGCTGGAGATCGACCAGCATTTTATTGCGGCGATACTGACCGTGATCGGTTTCTCCATGAACGACACGGTGGTGGTGTTTGACCGTATACGGGAAGACGGGCGGTTGTACCCCAACCTGGATCAGAAGCAACTGGTGAATAAAGCCATCAACGACACGTTGAGCCGTACCATTATGACATCTCTTACAGTATTCCTTACGGTTCTGATCCTGTTCATTTTTGGTGGTGAGGCAGTAAGAGGATTTGCCTTTGCGATGCTGATCGGCGTGATAACCGGGGTCTACTCTTCTATCTTTGTGGCGGCTCCTGTTCTTGTTGACCTGAAAGGCGGTTTAAAAAGAGGCGCTAAAAAGACCGGCCCAGCCATAAAGGTGCAGCCGGGGCACAATTAA